The Theropithecus gelada isolate Dixy chromosome X, Tgel_1.0, whole genome shotgun sequence genome includes a window with the following:
- the P2RY10 gene encoding putative P2Y purinoceptor 10 isoform X2 → MRASTFRPQANALNHKSMAYLDKYTEIFKMGSNSTSTAEINCNVTNVKFQYSLYATTYILIFIPGLLANSAALWVLCRFISKKNKAIIFMINLSVADLAHVLSLPLRIYYYISHHWPFQRGLCLLCFYLKYLNMYASICFLTCISLQRCFFLLKPFRARDWKRRYDVGISAAIWIIVGTACLPFPILRSTDLNNNKSCFADLGYKQMNAVALVGMITVAELAGFVIPVIIIAWCTWKTTISLRQPPMAFQGISERQKALRMVFMCAAVFFICFTPYHINFIFYTMVKETIISSCPIVRIALYFHPFCLCLASLCCLLDPILYYFMASEFRDQLSRHGSSVTRSRLMSKESGSSMIG, encoded by the coding sequence GAACCATAAATCCATGGCTTACCTTGACAAATATACTGAAATATTCAAGATGGGTAGCAACAGTACCAGCACTGCTGAGATTAACTGTAATGTCACTAATGTGAAATTTCAATACTCCCTTTATGCCACCACCTATATCCTCATATTCATTCCTGGTCTTCTGGCTAACAGTGCAGCCTTGTGGGTTCTGTGCCGCTTcatcagcaagaaaaataaagccatcaTTTTCATGATCAACCTCTCCGTGGCTGACCTTGCCCACGTACTATCTTTACCCCTCCGGATTTACTATTACATCAGCCACCACTGGCCTTTCCAGAGAGGACTTTGCCTGCTCTGCTTCTACTTGAAGTATCTCAACATGTATGCCAGCATTTGTTTCCTGACGTGCATCAGTCTTCAAAGGTGCTTTTTTCTCCTCAAGCCCTTCAGGGCCAGAGACTGGAAGCGTAGGTACGATGTGGGCATCAGTGCTGCCATTTGGATCATTGTGGGTACTGCCTGTTTGCCATTTCCCATCCTGAGAAGCACAGACTTAAACAACAACAAGTCCTGCTTTGCTGATCTTGGATACAAGCAAATGAATGCAGTTGCATTGGTCGGGATGATTACAGTTGCTGAGCTTGCAGGATTTGTGATCCCCGTGATCATCATTGCATGGTGTACCTGGAAAACTACTATATCCTTGAGACAGCCACCAATGGCTTTCCAAGGGATCAGTGAGAGACAGAAAGCACTGCGGATGGTGTTCATGTGTGCTGCAGTCTTCTTCATCTGCTTCACTCCCTAtcatattaactttattttttacacCATGGTAAAGGAAACCATCATTAGCAGTTGTCCCATTGTCCGAATTGCACTGTATTTCCACCCCTTTTGCCTGTGCCTTGCAAGTCTCTGCTGCCTTCTGGATCCAATTCTTTATTACTTTATGGCTTCAGAGTTTCGTGACCAACTCTCCCGCCATGGCAGTTCTGTGACCCGCTCCCGCCTCATGAGCAAGGAGAGTGGTTCATCAATGATTGGCTAA
- the P2RY10 gene encoding putative P2Y purinoceptor 10 isoform X1 gives MSALYRVGPEKMAQSGNVIMRASTFRPQANALNHKSMAYLDKYTEIFKMGSNSTSTAEINCNVTNVKFQYSLYATTYILIFIPGLLANSAALWVLCRFISKKNKAIIFMINLSVADLAHVLSLPLRIYYYISHHWPFQRGLCLLCFYLKYLNMYASICFLTCISLQRCFFLLKPFRARDWKRRYDVGISAAIWIIVGTACLPFPILRSTDLNNNKSCFADLGYKQMNAVALVGMITVAELAGFVIPVIIIAWCTWKTTISLRQPPMAFQGISERQKALRMVFMCAAVFFICFTPYHINFIFYTMVKETIISSCPIVRIALYFHPFCLCLASLCCLLDPILYYFMASEFRDQLSRHGSSVTRSRLMSKESGSSMIG, from the coding sequence GAACCATAAATCCATGGCTTACCTTGACAAATATACTGAAATATTCAAGATGGGTAGCAACAGTACCAGCACTGCTGAGATTAACTGTAATGTCACTAATGTGAAATTTCAATACTCCCTTTATGCCACCACCTATATCCTCATATTCATTCCTGGTCTTCTGGCTAACAGTGCAGCCTTGTGGGTTCTGTGCCGCTTcatcagcaagaaaaataaagccatcaTTTTCATGATCAACCTCTCCGTGGCTGACCTTGCCCACGTACTATCTTTACCCCTCCGGATTTACTATTACATCAGCCACCACTGGCCTTTCCAGAGAGGACTTTGCCTGCTCTGCTTCTACTTGAAGTATCTCAACATGTATGCCAGCATTTGTTTCCTGACGTGCATCAGTCTTCAAAGGTGCTTTTTTCTCCTCAAGCCCTTCAGGGCCAGAGACTGGAAGCGTAGGTACGATGTGGGCATCAGTGCTGCCATTTGGATCATTGTGGGTACTGCCTGTTTGCCATTTCCCATCCTGAGAAGCACAGACTTAAACAACAACAAGTCCTGCTTTGCTGATCTTGGATACAAGCAAATGAATGCAGTTGCATTGGTCGGGATGATTACAGTTGCTGAGCTTGCAGGATTTGTGATCCCCGTGATCATCATTGCATGGTGTACCTGGAAAACTACTATATCCTTGAGACAGCCACCAATGGCTTTCCAAGGGATCAGTGAGAGACAGAAAGCACTGCGGATGGTGTTCATGTGTGCTGCAGTCTTCTTCATCTGCTTCACTCCCTAtcatattaactttattttttacacCATGGTAAAGGAAACCATCATTAGCAGTTGTCCCATTGTCCGAATTGCACTGTATTTCCACCCCTTTTGCCTGTGCCTTGCAAGTCTCTGCTGCCTTCTGGATCCAATTCTTTATTACTTTATGGCTTCAGAGTTTCGTGACCAACTCTCCCGCCATGGCAGTTCTGTGACCCGCTCCCGCCTCATGAGCAAGGAGAGTGGTTCATCAATGATTGGCTAA
- the P2RY10 gene encoding putative P2Y purinoceptor 10 isoform X3, which yields MAYLDKYTEIFKMGSNSTSTAEINCNVTNVKFQYSLYATTYILIFIPGLLANSAALWVLCRFISKKNKAIIFMINLSVADLAHVLSLPLRIYYYISHHWPFQRGLCLLCFYLKYLNMYASICFLTCISLQRCFFLLKPFRARDWKRRYDVGISAAIWIIVGTACLPFPILRSTDLNNNKSCFADLGYKQMNAVALVGMITVAELAGFVIPVIIIAWCTWKTTISLRQPPMAFQGISERQKALRMVFMCAAVFFICFTPYHINFIFYTMVKETIISSCPIVRIALYFHPFCLCLASLCCLLDPILYYFMASEFRDQLSRHGSSVTRSRLMSKESGSSMIG from the coding sequence ATGGCTTACCTTGACAAATATACTGAAATATTCAAGATGGGTAGCAACAGTACCAGCACTGCTGAGATTAACTGTAATGTCACTAATGTGAAATTTCAATACTCCCTTTATGCCACCACCTATATCCTCATATTCATTCCTGGTCTTCTGGCTAACAGTGCAGCCTTGTGGGTTCTGTGCCGCTTcatcagcaagaaaaataaagccatcaTTTTCATGATCAACCTCTCCGTGGCTGACCTTGCCCACGTACTATCTTTACCCCTCCGGATTTACTATTACATCAGCCACCACTGGCCTTTCCAGAGAGGACTTTGCCTGCTCTGCTTCTACTTGAAGTATCTCAACATGTATGCCAGCATTTGTTTCCTGACGTGCATCAGTCTTCAAAGGTGCTTTTTTCTCCTCAAGCCCTTCAGGGCCAGAGACTGGAAGCGTAGGTACGATGTGGGCATCAGTGCTGCCATTTGGATCATTGTGGGTACTGCCTGTTTGCCATTTCCCATCCTGAGAAGCACAGACTTAAACAACAACAAGTCCTGCTTTGCTGATCTTGGATACAAGCAAATGAATGCAGTTGCATTGGTCGGGATGATTACAGTTGCTGAGCTTGCAGGATTTGTGATCCCCGTGATCATCATTGCATGGTGTACCTGGAAAACTACTATATCCTTGAGACAGCCACCAATGGCTTTCCAAGGGATCAGTGAGAGACAGAAAGCACTGCGGATGGTGTTCATGTGTGCTGCAGTCTTCTTCATCTGCTTCACTCCCTAtcatattaactttattttttacacCATGGTAAAGGAAACCATCATTAGCAGTTGTCCCATTGTCCGAATTGCACTGTATTTCCACCCCTTTTGCCTGTGCCTTGCAAGTCTCTGCTGCCTTCTGGATCCAATTCTTTATTACTTTATGGCTTCAGAGTTTCGTGACCAACTCTCCCGCCATGGCAGTTCTGTGACCCGCTCCCGCCTCATGAGCAAGGAGAGTGGTTCATCAATGATTGGCTAA